The DNA segment gTGGAATTACAGGTATgggtatttcaatttttaatcttttgaggaacctccatactgtttcccacaatggctgtaccaagcttccaccaatagtgcactgttgttcctttttctctgcctccttgccaatacttgatatttcttgtctttttgttttttactattttttccttttcaaattttaatttaaattctagttagctaatATACATTacaatattggttttaggagtacaattgagtgattcatcacttacatacaacacccattgCTCttcataagtgccctccttaaaacccactACCCATCTAGCCCAactctcacccacctcccttcatcaaccctcagtttgtcatttatttattatttatttatttatttatttatttacctatttatgtttttatgtttgtatgtgttttggacagggaggggaagagggagggtagagggagaggaaagagagaatctaagcaggcTGCATGTTGAGCAGTTAGCCTGATGGGGGGGGCTGAATCTGATGagcctgaaatcatgacctgagccaaaatcaagagttgacactacagataaaagactggtatccaagatctacaaagaacttctcaaactcaatacacgtgaaacaaataaacaaaacaaaaaatgggcagaagatatgaacagacacttttccaatgaagacatacaaatggctaacagaccacatgaaaaaatgttcaaaatcattagccatcagggaaattcaaatcaaaaccacactaagataccactttacgccagttagaatggcaaaaacggacaaggcaggaaacaacaaatgctggagaggatgtgaagaaaggggatccctcctccattgttggtgggaatgcaagttggtacagccactctggaaaacagtgtggaggtcccttaaaaagttaaaaattgagctaccctatgatccagcaattgcactactgggtgtttacaccaaagatacagacatagtgaagagaagggccatatccaccccaaatgttcatagcagccttgtacacaatagttaaatcgtggaaggagccgagatgccgttcaacagatgactggattaagaagttgtggtccatatatacaatggaatattactcagccatcagaaagaatgatttctcaacatttgcagcaacatggatgggactggagtagataatgctaagcgaaataagtcaagcagagaaagacaattatcatatggtttctgtcatctatggaacataagaagtaggaagattggtgggagaagaaagggaagaaaaaaggggggtaaacagaagggggaataaagcatgagagactatgttctctgagaaacaaactgagggattgaggggagggggtgggggaatgggataggctggtgatgggtattaaggagggcacgtattgcatggtgcactgggtgttatgtgcaagtaATGAAttgtggaactttacatcaaaaactagggatgtacagtatggtgactaacatagtataataaaaaaatattattaaaaataacaaaaagaccCCCAAAATTACAtgttaatgaattgaatttaaattaaaaataaataaaatgtacaaaaaaaaagagagttggactcttaactgactgaggcacccaggtggctctatctttaagagtcttttacggtttgtttccctctctcttttttctttttttccccctcccatatgttcatgcgtttcatttcttaaattccacatatgaatgaaatcatatggaatttgtctttctctgactggcttatttctcttagcataatacactctagcttcatccatgtcattgcaaaaggcaagagttttctttttgatggctgaataatattccagtgtgtgtgtgtgtgtgtgtgtgtgtgtgtgtgtgtgtgtgtgtgtatcacctcttcatccattcatcagttgatggacatttgggctcttttcatagtttgaccattgttgataatgctgctataaacatcagggtgcatttACCCctttgaatctatatttttgtatcctttgtgtaaatatctagtagtgcaattgctggatcaaagggtagttctatttttaactttttgaggaaactccatattgttttccagagtggctgcaccagtttgccttcccaccaacagtgcaagagggttctcctctctcctcatccttgccaacaatctgttgcatttccttgttgttaattttaaccattctgacaggtatgacgtggtatctcatcatggtttttatttgtatttcactgatgagtgatgttgagcatcttttcatgtgtctgttagctatctggatgtcttctttggagaagtgtctgttcatgtcttctgccaatttcttaactggattattagttttttgggtgttgagtttaatacgTTCTTTACaaattttggatactgaccctttatcagatatgtaatttgcaaatatcttctcccattccataggctgccttttagttttgttgattgttttggtattaggcattctgacaggtgtaagatgattgctcattgtggttttcatttgtctttccctgaggACTAGTTATGTTGGGCATCTCTTCATGCATCTGTTGGTCatctatcttctttggaaaaaaaatctacacaagtattctgaattttttattccaattttttttggtgttaatatGTATAAGtgtaattgaccatatatgtttGGGTTTATATCTAGGCTCCCTATTCCAGTTCCATtggtctacatgtctgtttttgtgccagtactcatattgttttgatcattgccactttgtagtatatcttgaaatctgggattgtgataactcaagctttgttctttctcaagattgttttggttattggAGATCTTTTCGTGCCATATTTTAGTagtatttgttctagctctgtgaaacaTACTGGTATTTcaacagggattgcattgaatctgtagattacctatggacatttaaacaatattaattcttccaatcctgcacatggaatatctctcctgtttgtgtcatcttcagttttttcatcagtattgtatagttttcagagtacaggtcttacacctccttggttaattcctagattttttaaaaatttttcgtGCAATTGTAGATGAAATTGTGTGTCTGTgaaggaggtgagttcagggtcttcctacatTATCACTTTGGACCATTCTATcttattgtatttaatttgcaTGTCCTTGTTGCTTAGTTATGTTGAACaagttttcatatgtttattttccatcttgtattttttttggtgaaatgtcttttaatattatttgccCTATTTCTAGTtagtttttttaaactgttgagttttgagagttctttatatactctagaTCCTAGTTATCTATTGgaaatatggtttgcaaatattttcttccactctaTAGCTTGACTTTTCATCCTGTTCACATGGGAATCTCActgagcaaacatttttaattttgacaagtATGATAGCATCTTCCTTTTATGAATCATgctttggtgtcaagtctaaaaTCTCTTGGCCTtcttatagtatttttatatgcCTATTAATATTTGTCCTGTTCACCTACAATTCTgctgttttttgttattaatattttaaatttctctctgttTATTGATAGTTCTTGCTAAATATCTGCCtgcttctaaaaattttttcacCCAACATTTGGTTTAGTTCATAAcctcactttttttattttacaattttgttgttttgtcatTAATCTCACCTTTCGACtacatttaatattatattcttattttcctattATGTATGGCTTCTAATAAATGCATCTATCTCTTGTTATACTACAGTAGTTCCAATTGACaagttttaaattgtattatatcCATTGTTTAAAAGTGATTAACAGATCTATTGGGGATTAGgaattaaataacaaaatgtttCAGTTGTGTTTTTACTCTTTTGTGAGTTTATAATATGAACAAAACGTAAAATGGACTTACAAACTAACATATCACCAATTTCTTTTACCAGTTATTGTTgtcaatttttttgttatttcattttgaagataATTTACTAACATACTTTTTACTActaataatacaaattttatcaTCAGGATATGTGATTAATCCATATCCTggattaattaaaaaatcatccaatttttttttttttagccagaaTGCTAACATGTCTGACATCTGCAATGGTATCTCATGACTATCAGCTCAGTCTGTCAAAAAATCCACATTCTATATTGGGTAGAGGGGTTTACAGACACGGTGGAAGTAGACTGGTTCACTGACTTTCCATCTCTGTTGCTTCCTTTATATAATTTAGCTTTCTTGGTATCAGGTCTGAAATAGGTGATAGAACCTTCCAGCTTCATGAGCAGTCACCTGCTTGCCTGTAACAGGATCAGTTGCTGTGGTGAATGGTCCAATGCTGTGGTGTTATTGGAATGTGGGTTCATGAGCACTGGAGCTTCTTGATGGAGCATTCCTCTTAGCATCATCTCACTGCAACTGTACTGCTCCAGAGGCTGCTGGCCTTGATCCAACCATGTACCACACCACCATTGCCATGAGAACGTTCTTGCAGTTGCCCTCTGACTAGTGATGTGTGGGAAGGTGTTGACTCACAATACAGGACTTTGCAGGGGGCTATAGATGTCTACACTTGGGGTGAGGGATGAGTTATCTCCTTGTCTTCACATGGGAGAGAAATGTGACTTGGACCCTCCATGCTTGTGTGGCTCCGTGAGAATAATGGTTTCAGAATGAGCATTGGGGACCACGTCCAATGTGGCACCAGTGGGCACCAGGTGTTGCAGGTGGTGAGGAGTGAGCATTGGGGGTGTCCCAGGTGGGCAGGCTGGATGGGGAATAGACCAAGTCCTTCAGTACCAGGAGCTGGGCCTATAGCTGGGGTTACAGTTCACCCTTGGACAAGGCCTGTACTCCTACCCTCTCCATCAGTGTGTCCTCCCCAGGCCTACATTCAGGGTCATTGATAATTGTAGTGGTGAGAACAACTCCTGGAATCTGCACTTTACTATCATCTCAGTGATAGCACTAAGGCCCGCCTTAACTCTTGTCCCCAAGCCTGTGACCAAGGGTCAGATGCCATGGACCAATGTGCAAGGTCCACATGGACCTGAGCAGAGACAAGAAAAGAAGTGAGTAGTCAGAATGACTCCAAACTAGGGAGAATATTCCAGGAAATACAGCTCTTCTACTCCATACCCCTGAATATTATCTCAAATGGCACCCTTTGGAGAAAGCATGGAGGATACTATCCCTGTGTGGCATGTGGGCAATTGGAGTGTAGATGGCTAAGGGCAGGGCCAAGGCTGCAGGACTGGCATGTGGCAGAGCTAGGCTGGCTCTCTCAATTCCAGTCCAGGACATCCGGTTagctccctgggctccctggagaTCAGGGGGAATTCATCACAGTTGGCCAGTGCTACATGGCCCCCAGGGTTCTCTGTGGCCTAACACCAGGAAATGGCCTTTGTCTCTAGGCAGAGAGGGTCAGCCAGAGAGTGGGGGCCTGGGCCCCTCTAAACCTGACCCTGTCCTCACCTTCCATGGGTGAATCCCACCtgttgcctctccccctggcctgATGCCTAGGGAGAGAGGGTGTGCTCAAGCATGAGGAGTGAGCCTGAACAGGGTTTCTGCCATGGCCACACTCATCCTTTGACCAGAACCTCGAAGGCTAAAGATGTCTGGCTCTACGGGCCAGCCCTGCTCACCAAAGCAGGATGGCTCCAGGCAGCCTGTTCCCAGTGTTTTCTCAAACTCACTCCACAGCCCTGGCCTGGGTCCCCTTCCCTGGATACCAgaattcttcccttccctgactCCAGGAAGGCAGCTTAGGCTTATTCAACAAACCTATTCTGAAAGGAGGAGAAGTGGGCGGGACTCCCCAAAGCCAGGTAGAGGTGACAGGGTAAGAGAGGAATGGTTTCCCCACAGTACATGATCCTCAATCCTACATCTGTTAAAAAGTTGGAGCACCTGGAGCATGGACTCACCATGAAGCCCTGGGGCCAGAATCTCTGGGTGGGGGCCAGAACCATTAACAAAAACCCACAAGTGTGGTATGAGGGAAGATTTTGTGAGTCCCTGCCAGGAGCCATGACTCGATGCCTGCCTTGTGGGCTCTGGTCCCCCAGCCTCAGGAGCTGAAGTGAGTCCCCAGTGCGCCTGAGCACGTTACCCCTCCATTGGGCTGAATCCACAGAAAACCTCCTTGGAATTGCCCAGAAATGCACATGAGTGGAATCAGTGAGGTAGACTGTGGAAAACATGTTGGGACCACAGTAGGTAAAGAGCCCCCTTCATGCTTCCTTCTGCAGATTGAGGCATGACTCAAGACAGCCAAGTGTGGGAGTAGACAGGAGGTTGGCTGGTGGGAGGGTCTTCAAGAAAAATATACGAAAGTCTGCGACCAGAGAGGAGGGCTGTGGGAGAAGAACACAGCTGTGTCCACTCTGAATGATGTTTGGCTGGCCGTGAAGATGCCTGCTGCCAGGCTCTCCCTACGGCTCTGCCTGGGGGATCATACATTCCTGGGAAGCACATCCAAGTCTCTACAGAGGATGAGCCTTGAAGATATCTAATACTAAATGTCTACTGCAAGTCTCCGGGGAGATCCTGCAATTTGGATTGGAAGATACAGGTAGTTCATTTGGGACATGATCACAGGGGgcacacagaggggaggggaggctgagaaaggaGATAGTCAACATAGCTGTTGTTATGGGTTACTATCCTGCTGGGCTATGTGAGAACCCTGTGGATTTTGCCTCTGACCTTCCTCTGGAACTCTAGGTCTTGTCCTGCTGCAGCTCTATGTGGGGGTGGAGTGTTGTCCTTGGGCCTACCTCTCCCCACTGAGGTGTGCCTACTCTGCAGATGGAGTGCCACTTGTACAGAGAAAACCTGAGCAGAACCTGGGGGGAAATAGGATTTTGCAGTGGAGTGGAGAGTGTCAGGTACTAGGTGGTCCAGCTGCATGAGCACTGGAGTGACCGCTAGTTGTTGGAGCCACAGCTTCAAAACCAAATGCAGACCTTGCTTACTTGTGTAAATAGTCTTACTGGAACACAACACTCATATTTGTGAAACTTTCAAAGCAAAGTCGGGGAGCTGAGAAGAAGGCCATATGGCCCACTAAGGCCATAACAATTACATTCTACTTACAGAGAAATTTGCCAATCCTCTTGTAGGAGATTCAGGCTGAGTCTTATAGCATCTGTGAGAACAGTACCTCTCAAATGGTAAGTGTCCACAGGTCTCCTGGGAACTCAAGAAAATACAGCCTCCTTGTGCAAAGGTGGTGAGACCCTAATGGAACATTTCTGAGGCTCCAGgacttgctgctgctgctgttggtggtggtggctggACCACTCTGTGGGTGGAGGTTACAGATGCTCCCACATCCTCACAGTTGTGTGGACCAGGGAATAGGTGTGAGCAAGCCCCACAAGATGGGGGCCTCATGTGTCCTGAGGGCTTGAGAGCCTGAGGGCCTTTCTGGGTCCACCTTGCACTTTGGGTTCCCTGCCAGGTCATGATCATTACACCTTTGGGGATGAAAGTGATCTCTCATAAGCCACAAAAGAGCAGCTCAGAAGTACCTAGTGCTTCCAGACTGTGTCACCTGGACCTGGTTCCAGAGCTCCAAGAGGGAGGAGAACTCACCCCCCTGCCCTGCTAGGATCAGTCCTTCACCTGCATAGTCCCTCTGGAGCCATGCCACACAAAGCTTCTTGAAATGCAGATGTTTAATGATCTATTCTACATGAAAAAATTTGAACAATGAGGAATTTCCACAATGCTTGGAAGTAAGACCCAGACACTTGCAAGAGAACAACCTGGTGTTGCCACCTACATAAAAATGCTGGTGTCCAGTAGAAGAACAGCTAGAGGTCAAGTGGGGCATAGCCTCAATCAAAGGAAGCCCTCCAAGCAGCTCTTGTTCAGGAGTTCAAACTTTGTTCTCCAGGGCTCAGTGCTGATGGTGAAGAAACAGGTGATGGTCTGAGGGAACATGCACAAGAATGGAGAGTGGGTGGAGAATACTGGAAAACAGAGGCTCCAGCTTTAAATACAGTACACATCCCAACCACCCATCCCAAGGTGAGCAGCTAGGGATGTAGACTGTGGTCCTCTGATGTACCCTTATCGAAGGCCTTCATATTCTGGACCTAGGACCTTGTCCTGACCTCAGGGACACTTGTCTCATACTCTCTACCCTTGTCTGTGGTTTCCAGGGGATCACTCAGGCTGACCCTGTGTGACCTATGCCCCTAGTGTAGCATTGGGGTGCTCTTTACCAGTGGCTGCTAACTCAGAGGAGCCTCTGATCAAGGTGGGCTTGTCCCAGAGCTGGGGTTCACATTGACCTTTTCCCTTATACCAGGAGCTGGTTGTTCACTGGGACCCAAATCAGGGCATAGGAGAAAGGGCAGTGGGCCCTTCCTTAACCCCCATCCCTTCAGACTGTTGACAGAACCAAGGGGAACGCCAAAATATTCAGTGAGGCAAAGGTGCTGTGGGCCACCCTAACATGCCCCTATTCCTGGAGGTCAGGAAGGGGGGTGGATAAAGCTCAGAGAAGGGGCATCCTGTCTCAACCCCAGGAGACCTGGACCCTTGTGGCCACGAGAAATCTGACACTGGTGTGGCCTGGGCGCCAGGCAGCTGGAATCAGATGAGTGGGCAGAGTTGGTTCCTAGATTGGCTAGGGGCTACAAGTGTACCCCAAGGATGGCCTGTCCCTGTCCAGCTAGACTCCTACTACAGCACCAGCAGCGGGCAAGGTAGGGCCTTCTGCTGCCTCACTTTGTCTCTGTCCCTAGGAATGGCACTGTCATCTGCTCCGCCTCCCCCTCTGTCCCAAGCTGCATCCTCAGCTGCATATCTGAGGGATCTGCTGTGTGTCTTACATTGTTCAGCTCTGGGCTTTCTTGAAAGGGACAGTTGTCAATGTCTTCGTCAAGTTTTCCACATTTGGTTCTGCGAAGCTTTATCTCCATGGAGAATGTCAGGATGTCTTCTATCTGTGGTACATGGAGACATTACAGTGGGAACCGACCTTTTGGTTCCCTTGACCAATGCTAGTGTAGATCCATGCAGTGTAGGGAGAGCCCCAATCACTCCACCACTAGGGAGCTAGCTGCCTCCGGACCTGGGTCAGCTTGCTGGGGGTAAAGCTAAGCTTGGGGAATTCAGAGCAAAGAGGCCTTAGGTTGTTGTTGAGGCCAGGGAGAGATGCTGGCTGAGTCACACACCATTCATATATCACACCCTGCAGCATCATGTCCCCAAATACCCCAGGGAGACCCAGCCTGACTTTCAGCATGCTTCTAAAGCTACAACAGCACTCTCAGGGGACAGGTGCCAAGTGCCTTGAAGGATGTTGGCTCTGCAAGAGTTTGCTGAGTAATGTTAGCCCAGAGTAGAAGACTCATTTATGACTCCATTGAAACAACTTTCACCTGCTTGAGAACAGGAGAATGTCCTGCAGTGTTGCTGGAACATTCACATGTGTActtgagcacacacacacacaccccaactaTGGCTTCTGAATACCTCTTGTCCTATTACAAAGTGCAGCTGGAATTTTCTATACTCTTCTTCACTGTCTTCTACTTCATTCCATTCCGTATTCCCCACTCCACCCTCCATTAATCCCCACACCCTGACTCTTGTGAGTGAAGATCTGGGGAGCCCAGAGCAGAGCTCAGAGAGAGCTCAGGCAGCAGAGCCAGATAGGATCTGGCCCAGCAGTGTTCACAGAGGCTGGAGCTCCCACTGCCTTTCCCTCAGGGTCTCAGGGCAGACgtccagagggagagaaaggaatgcCGGGGCCCGAACACGTGCACACATGCCCACACATTCACAGACATACAgtcagacacacacatatacactttCACACACTCACCAACACACTCACGCCTACGCACTCACACTTGCACACATATTAACACAACCTCACTCACCCACTAACACACATTCACTCACATCTACATgtacacactcacagacacacacaaagaggCACATAGTCAACTCACGctttcacatatacacacatactcactGACACTCAGAATCACACCTACACCTTCTCAACCCCCAAGCACACATGACCATACATGCTCCTGATGCAGCCCATGTGAAAACAGCCTTCCTGGCTGCATTCTGTACACACTCCATTACAAGGACAATGCTCTAGGATATTGAGAACCATGGTCTGAGAAGAGTGTAGAATAGCATCCATCCCCTTAGGTGGAGACCACAGGGAGGAGCCCAGAGAAGAGgccctgaggtcacagaggctgCTCTGGATGAGAGAGAATCCTTACTGCCCTGAACCTCaggcccttctccctccctctccctccgtgtCTGTTTTCTAATCACCTCCTTGTATTTTGTTCCTTAGAATTCATCTTAATTGATCTCTTCTGTGGATCTTTTTGTTACTCAGGATCTTTATCACCTCATAGTTTATATTTTGAAGTCATTCATCATTAACATCATAAAATGATGAACATTGAAAATATACCTTACATGAGAGTAGGTGTTGTCTGAAgtatttaaatttccaaattttttattttataaaactgaatcTAACTGGATAGGTTGTACTTGCCTTGTTTTATGGACTTCAGATGGCGAACAAGATCCCTCTAAAAGACCCATCCTCCCACAACCCTGACTTTATAGCAAGTGCAGGTCATCAGGCAGGAAGATGTGGTCACCTACCTGTTCCTTCCAGGAATTCAGGATGCGTACCAGCCTATAGGCCATCGAGTCCTTGCTCTGTAGGTTGAATATGTGTAAGGCATACTCCACAGTGGCAGGAAAATAATGTTGTATGTCTGTTTGTTCATCATTGTCCCCCTTCTCTTGGGAACTCCAGCTGTGAGTCACCAGGAGCTGGGAACCTAGTAGTAACAGGAGCAAGGCCCAGGACAGAACCCACCTGAACTGCCAGTGTGGCATGGCTGCAGGGATCTGGGCACCCATGGGCTTTGCCTTCCCAGCTCAGGCTCCTACTTGAGCCGCGCTGGGCATTGGTCCAGTACATCAGCTTCAGAATAACTCCTCCCTCTGGATTTCCTCTCTGGTATTACACACTGTTCCTTCCCACATGTCACCCTGCCTCCGCATTCCAAGCTGCACAATTGCCTCCTGTCTAGAGAAAGGGACAAGCCCTGGCAGTGCGGGTTGGAAAGAATGAGCAATGGGAGGGAGGGGTCCCCGATAGCCAAGTCCCAGCCACGGACATCCCTCANCCCTCTCAGCTCCTTGCTGGGGAGGGACTTTATTTGGATGCCCCAGAATCAGAGGCTGAAACAAGGACACAAAACCAAGAAGTGGAAGTGGAAGGTGACCCCAGGGCACAGCAGTAGGGTGAAGGCCACTGAGATAAGGACAGAGCCAAAAAGGATGAGTGACCAAGAGCCAGCTTTGGGGGAGACAGAAGGCAACTGCACAGAAGGAAAAAGCATTGAGTTCTTAATGGGTCCAGGTGTCTGTGTCCCCCTCAGCTCCCCAGCCCCTTTGAGTAGTAGAGCAGAGAAGGCTCACTGGCTCCTGGGATGATGACAGGCAAGAGGAATTCAGGTCCTGGGACCAGAAGCTTCCAGCTGAGCTCATTGCATCTCTTTTTGCACTTCTCAGCCCCTGGATGTGCTGCCTTGTGctcagcctggggcctggcaggaTGCTGTAAGCACCTGCTCTCCAAAGATGTTGCAGCAGGCGTGACCCTTGACACCCATTGGGTCTATAGATCTCTTTGTAGGAATTTGCTCTAGAAGAGGGGGTGGAGTGAgggaaaaacagacacagagcaaAGCCAGTGATCTCCCAGGGATGGCTGAGCTGTGACCATTAGGTGAGCATCAGTGCCCTCTCGTGGTAAAGGTCCTCAAGGCTCAGTGGACACAATTTCCTGTGTGCAGAGTCTGGGTTCTAGAGAGGGACTCTCACAGCCTCCATCTGGAGCAGCAGATGGGGCTCTGGGAAGACTAAAGAGCGCATCTTTCCAAACAAGGCTTCAGCTCTGTGCATGTGAAAGGCTTCAGCATTTGTGTGTTGCTACTTGTGAACTCAGGGGGACCAGAATGTCCTGAAAGGCCTGTGGACACACAGAGCCCTGGGCCTTTCCCTCAGGCGGGACTCTGACCCAGTCAGTCTGGCAGGCCTGGAAAGTTTGCATCTTCACCTGCTTCCAGGGGATCCTGATGGTCCTGGTTTCTGGACCACATGTTGAGGAGCACAGTGCAGAGTGAGTCTCTGGGTGGGATGGTTGCAGCGGAATCAGCAGGAGAAGTCACTCGAGTGTAAGGAATGGCCTGGGTCTGAGAATGGTGTTTGGGGGGGCACACTGGATCAGGGAAGGGGTCGAAATTCCCTGCCTGGCGTATGGTTTGCAGACCCCCGGCATCAGTGACTAGATGATCCTGCAGGCACAGAGAAGGCTGCTTTGAAGCTGACAGCCTGTTCTCGCTGCACAGAGGTCCTCAGAGCTGACGTCCTTCTAGGAGGTGGACCTCTCCAACACAAGTTTTGCAATTCTAGGGTTGCCCACATTTAGGAGACCCTGCCAGGTGCCCTCAGCTAATGCTCTTCCCTGAGAACTTCTTCTCCTTGTTCCAGGGAATGTGAGCATTCCTGTGTCTTATCCTGTATGgttgtttgtgatttttctcttcaggCAAATTCCATGGTCACTGTGTTATTGTCCCCCAGCAGACTCCATCCTGACAGGTGGTAATGTGTTATTTGTAATGATGGTGATAGTTTCACTGGTGTACACTCAGATCCAAACTCTCAGTTATAGATATTAAATGTTGTAGTTTTTATATGTCAATCACACTTCAATAACACAtattaaccaaaaagaaaaattaagaaaaaaaggaaagaaagaggtcGTATCGTTTCTCAGATGGCTTTAAGTTTACACAAACTGAAGCTTAAGTGATAAGGTTTTTTTAGCCTGAGAATGATTGTGCATGTTTAGGGGTGGGATAGGACTGTTTACAATCATAGCAATGTCACTGTGGATTTTCAGTGGTGGAGACAGGCTGTGGAGACCTGTGTGAACTACTTCCTGACACACATGGATAGATTGCAAACGTCCCAACAGAGCCAGGAAATGCCCACTGAGGCCACTCACACTTCGCCATGGAAAGAGCCTGAAGAGCACAGATCTGTCCTACATATATCGATGTCTTCACTATCCAAGGGAATATCCTCACATGATTACAGAAGGGATGATTTAGATCTCCATGCTCCATACTGGTCCTAGCAGTGCAGCTAAGAGGAAGTCGGTAGCTGGCTACATCCAGATCTGGAATCACAGGTGCATGGACACACTACTCCTACAAGTGTATTTATATGCTTGTCAAGTCTTAGTGGTCTGGAGTGGTCTCCCTTTCCAGACTGAGAGCTACTAAAATATCAAAAAGGAATTACAAACATACCAAGCCAAGGAATGAGAAGAGTGAATGTATATCCTACCCTGTCAGAACCTGAAAGACATAGGCACAGACATTTTGTAGGCCCTGAATAAACCCAGAGATGTATGATCCCCATCTGGGAGCCTACAACAGCCTGTCACAGCCTTCTGTCTGGCCACCTTTCCATCTGGGATTTGGGATGCCTTTTCTTTAGggactcctattcatccttcaatgCCCAGGCCAAATGTATGTTTTCTCTAATGCTGCCTTGAGTCCCATGGC comes from the Ailuropoda melanoleuca isolate Jingjing chromosome 13, ASM200744v2, whole genome shotgun sequence genome and includes:
- the LOC100469120 gene encoding cystatin-9-like, which gives rise to MGAQIPAAMPHWQFRWVLSWALLLLLLGSQLLVTHSWSSQEKGDNDEQTDIQHYFPATVEYALHIFNLQSKDSMAYRLVRILNSWKEQIEDILTFSMEIKLRRTKCGKLDEDIDNCPFQESPELNNTITCFFTISTEPWRTKFELLNKSCLEGFL